A window of Triticum urartu cultivar G1812 unplaced genomic scaffold, Tu2.1 TuUngrouped_contig_6761, whole genome shotgun sequence genomic DNA:
TGACCCGCTAGGAATGGGCCAGCTGAAGGGGACCAGCTTCGCGCCGTCGCGGGAAAAAAGAGGGCGGGAGAACCgaatccggcggcggcggcgaggcgcgggtCCAGGGAGCGGAGCTGCGGGGATGAGCTCGTCGACGACGTCCGGCCAGGGCCAGGGCGACGACGCGCCGGACCTGGTCTGCGTGGCGGACTGCGTCCACGGCATGGTCGACGCCCTCTCCTGCGTCCGCTGGAACAAGCATCAGGTCAGCACccgcccccctctcctctcctccgCACGCTGGCCGCCCGATCCCAAGCGAAAATCCTTGCCTCGTCCCGCATGAGCTCGTCGACGACGTCCGGCCAGGGCCAGGGCGACGACGCGCCGGACCTGGTCTGCGTGGCGGACTGCGTCCACGGCATGGTCGACGCCCTCTCCTGCGTCCGCTGGAACAAGCATCAGGTCAGCACccgcccccctctcctctcctccgCACGCTGGCCGCCCGATCCCAAGCGAAAATCCTTGCCTCGTCCCGCAGGGCGCGGTGGTGGAGCTGTCGGAGCACGGCATCGTGGTCACCGTGGAGGAGAGCGGCTGCCTCCAGGCAAAGGTCTACCTCAAGACCGAGGTTCGTGCCCACCAGGTGTTTGCGTCTATTCCTACCCGCGCCTGGTTGTTAAGTTCTTGTGGGGATTGACCGTTGCAGCTGTTTGCGGAGTACGACTATGGTGCGGAGGGGCGTCCACGGTTCGGCCTCAGCCTGGGGCTCCTCGTCGACTGCCTCAACATGTTTACGGTCCCCGGGTTCGCCTCCCCTGTCGAGATCCGGTACCCTGGTCCCGACATGCAGCTTCTCCTCAGGTATGTATCTTCTCTGTCTACTAGGTTCTCTGTTTGTCTTTGCTTCTTAATGCTGTCAATTGATATCGTAACCCATTAGACATTTGCATAATCGTGATACTGTGACTGCGGTGGATAAAATATAAATAGCTATTTGTTCATCTTTATATTGAGCATGTAACTCACTAGGCATTTGCATAGTCCTGGGGGATAAATTGCATATCTGATTTATGATATTTGGAAAGTTGATCTAGTGACTCACTTAGCGTTTGGATACTGTGGTGGATAATACTAAATAGCTATTTGTTCATACTTCGGATTGACTCTACCCTCTTCTTTATATTTAACCTTGATGAGATCAATAAATAGTGCTCCTAAAGTTCACTTTACTACATTCCCACCATCGCCCAAAACAAATAAACATTTCAGCTTCATGTTTAGCTCAAAATTTAAGTTAATTCTGGAGATGGATGTAACTTAGTAATGTACTAATGTGAAACAAATAAAAAGGTTAACTACCAGGAGGTTCTCGTGGGACTTTTGTGTTAAGTGTATGCATCATTACATTGATTCAGTGCTGTACTGCAAGGGGCTGTTAATTGTATACATTGATTCAGTGCTGCACTGTTACGTTAGCTTGTCATGTTCAGTTATTCCGTGACTTAGTCCTAGCCTGTACTAGCCCACGATGCATGATTCATTACACGTCTGGTTCTGTAACTGCTACAAGCAGAGCTATATGTATCCCTCTTCTGAACTTCAATGAAAGCAAGTCAATCATTTTGCTCATGTTTTTCATCCTGGTAACACAAGTGCAGGTCAGTGGGGTCTCCAGATGCATGTATACATGCAGAAATCAGAACCAGAATTCCTGATACTGTCGCCTGGGATTACCATTTTGAGCATGCAGGGAACACTCCAGTCACTTTTACTGTTAAGGTACCTGCAATACTTCATCCATTCTTTTCTCGTTGCACTCGTCGCTACGAGTTCTAACGTTTAATTCCTCAGAACTAATCTTTCACCTTTTACAATGCCAGTCTGCCATCCTGAAAGAATCAATTGATGATCTTGAGTGGCCAGGCTCCAGCATTCAGATTCATTTTCATCCAGACCCCCCTTCAGTAATATTTAAAGGCGAAGGGCATGGTGACTTGGAGGTGTGTCATGAATTGCTTTCTGTCATTCAGATAGCTTCTGTTGGTCTCCATATCTAAATGCTACTTAATCCATTTGGCAGATCGAATTCTCCTACTATGCAAATACTGATCTTCTAATTGCATTCCAGTGTGACCAAGAATTATCCTACAGGTAATACTCTTGCGCCTAAAATCTACAGCATGCTTCTTTGTGCTGAACTTACGGTTCTCTGCAAGGTATAAGTACAAGTTTCTTCGTGCCACTACCTCGAATGTTCCAAGTAGCGTCCTGAAGGAGAATCGTGGGAGTAAAGTGACGATTGGGAGGGGAGGGATGCTCAAAATCCAGCACTTGGTTTCAGTTGCAAGGCTAGGTACGCAATCTTACCATAATTTTGCTGGAGGGGCTCAACAGCCAAGCCGGATTGCTTTTATCGAATTCTTTGTCAAGCCGGAGGAGGATGATTAAAGGACAAATGATTCCTAGCATGTATTGTGTATAGGTTATTTTGCTGGGCCTGTGTCATCTATGAGGCCTGGCTGTATCTTCAGTACTTATGGAACTGAAGGTCATGGTATTCTTTTCCTTTCAGATGACTTGTCGTAACCTACTAGTCTTAGCT
This region includes:
- the LOC125531055 gene encoding uncharacterized protein LOC125531055 — encoded protein: MSSSTTSGQGQGDDAPDLVCVADCVHGMVDALSCVRWNKHQGAVVELSEHGIVVTVEESGCLQAKVYLKTELFAEYDYGAEGRPRFGLSLGLLVDCLNMFTVPGFASPVEIRYPGPDMQLLLRSVGSPDACIHAEIRTRIPDTVAWDYHFEHAGNTPVTFTVKSAILKESIDDLEWPGSSIQIHFHPDPPSVIFKGEGHGDLEIEFSYYANTDLLIAFQCDQELSYRYKYKFLRATTSNVPSSVLKENRGSKVTIGRGGMLKIQHLVSVARLGTQSYHNFAGGAQQPSRIAFIEFFVKPEEDD